Proteins co-encoded in one Sulfurimonas sp. HSL1-2 genomic window:
- a CDS encoding fumarate reductase flavoprotein subunit, with translation MKIHYSDVLVIGGGLAGLRTAIATQTRGQNTTVLSLVPVKRSHSAAAQGGMQASLANNVMGKGDNEDVHFADTVKGSDWGCDQHVARMFTHVAPKAIRELAAWGVPWSRVRKGPKSVVMNGQRETLHEAEESHGLIDSRDFGGTKKWRTNYTADATGHTMLYAVANQALKVGVEVIERVEAVKLIQRNGVCEGAVVMDLTNGELSAYIAKATVIATGGYGRIYESTTNAVICEGTGQAIALETGIARLGNMEAVQFHPTAIVPSGILVTEGCRGDGGVLRDVDGYRFMPDYEPEKKELASRDVVSRRMFEHIMKGKGVPSPYGDHLWLDISILGREHIEKNLRDVQEICMNFLGIDPADEGVWIPVRPMQHYSMGGIKVEYTGHSPHLKGLFSAGEAACWDMHGFNRLGGNSVAETVVSGMIIGEYVADYAENCRIEIGTYDIEQAIAAFDRELDDILNHGDANVCEENIYAIRNRMRKIMMEKVGIFRNGEELQAAYDELESLYKKSKKVCLQVQSKSANPQLRATYRTQKMLRLALCATKGALLRTESRGAHTRTDFPKRDDANWLKRTLTYWNHQTDSVEVEYEALDIDRMEIPPGFRGYGKKGNTIENPKSAERQAEVDGFREAHPELDRHETQKRLMPFEMPEKYRGKNERIGVGDE, from the coding sequence ATGAAGATCCACTACAGCGACGTCCTCGTGATCGGCGGCGGTCTGGCCGGACTGCGTACCGCCATCGCAACCCAGACCCGGGGACAGAATACGACGGTCCTCAGCCTCGTGCCGGTCAAACGCTCCCACTCCGCCGCGGCACAGGGCGGTATGCAGGCCAGTCTGGCCAACAACGTCATGGGCAAAGGCGACAACGAGGATGTTCATTTCGCCGATACCGTCAAAGGGAGCGACTGGGGCTGCGACCAGCACGTGGCACGCATGTTCACCCACGTCGCCCCCAAAGCCATCCGCGAACTGGCGGCTTGGGGCGTGCCCTGGAGCCGGGTACGCAAAGGCCCCAAAAGCGTTGTCATGAACGGGCAGCGCGAAACGCTGCATGAAGCGGAGGAGAGCCACGGCCTGATCGATTCGCGCGATTTCGGCGGCACAAAGAAATGGCGGACCAACTATACGGCGGATGCCACCGGCCACACGATGCTCTATGCCGTTGCCAACCAGGCGCTCAAAGTCGGGGTCGAGGTGATTGAACGGGTCGAAGCGGTCAAGCTGATCCAACGCAACGGCGTCTGCGAAGGGGCCGTCGTTATGGACCTGACCAACGGCGAATTGAGCGCCTATATCGCCAAGGCGACGGTCATCGCCACCGGCGGGTACGGCCGCATCTACGAATCGACGACCAATGCCGTTATCTGCGAAGGGACCGGGCAGGCGATCGCGCTGGAGACGGGCATCGCCCGCTTGGGCAACATGGAAGCGGTACAGTTCCACCCGACGGCGATCGTCCCTTCGGGCATCCTCGTTACAGAGGGGTGCCGCGGTGACGGCGGGGTCCTGCGCGACGTCGACGGCTACCGCTTCATGCCCGACTACGAACCCGAAAAGAAAGAGCTGGCCAGCCGCGACGTCGTCTCGCGCCGCATGTTCGAGCATATCATGAAGGGCAAAGGGGTCCCCTCCCCCTACGGCGACCACCTCTGGCTCGACATCTCCATCCTCGGCCGCGAGCACATCGAGAAGAACCTTCGCGACGTCCAGGAGATCTGTATGAACTTCCTGGGGATCGATCCGGCCGACGAGGGGGTATGGATCCCTGTCCGCCCTATGCAGCACTACTCCATGGGCGGCATCAAAGTGGAGTACACCGGCCATTCGCCGCACCTCAAAGGTCTTTTCAGCGCCGGTGAGGCCGCGTGCTGGGACATGCACGGTTTCAACCGCCTCGGCGGAAACTCGGTGGCCGAGACCGTCGTCTCCGGCATGATCATCGGCGAGTATGTCGCGGATTACGCCGAAAACTGCCGGATCGAGATCGGTACGTATGATATCGAACAGGCCATTGCTGCGTTTGACCGTGAACTCGACGACATCCTGAACCACGGTGATGCCAACGTCTGCGAAGAGAACATCTATGCCATCCGCAACCGCATGCGCAAGATCATGATGGAGAAGGTCGGCATCTTCCGAAACGGCGAGGAGCTTCAGGCGGCCTACGATGAACTCGAAAGCCTCTACAAAAAGAGCAAGAAGGTCTGTCTTCAGGTGCAGTCGAAAAGCGCCAACCCCCAGCTGCGCGCGACCTACCGCACCCAGAAGATGCTGCGGCTGGCACTCTGTGCCACCAAAGGGGCGCTGCTGCGCACCGAGAGCCGCGGTGCCCATACCCGTACCGACTTCCCCAAGCGTGACGATGCCAACTGGCTCAAACGCACCCTGACCTACTGGAACCACCAGACGGACAGCGTCGAAGTGGAGTATGAAGCGCTGGACATCGACCGTATGGAGATCCCGCCGGGCTTCCGGGGATACGGGAAAAAAGGCAATACGATCGAAAATCCCAAAAGCGCCGAACGGCAGGCGGAGGTCGACGGTTTCCGCGAAGCCCACCCGGAGCTGGACCGCCACGAGACACAGAAACGGCTGATGCCCTTTGAAATGCCGGAAAAATACCGGGGCAAGAACGAACGTATAGGAGTCGGTGATGAGTAA
- a CDS encoding fumarate reductase cytochrome b subunit, translated as MNDVIEGIVGKTISGQRSRTPARLDYIQSATGLFLALFMWAHMFFVSSILISNDFMYAVTKFFEGAWLIDGGSPLFVSLAVGIVFVVFIVHAAIATRKFPVTYRQFRAYRSHMKMMKHSDTNLWFVQALTGFSMFFMGSVHLYIMLTNPGNIGPYASADRVVTGWMWPLYILLLLAVELHGSIGLYRLCVKWGWFEGKNAAQSRKRLKKVKWGVTAFFLLLGTLTLIAYIKIGIDHAGHAGERYIPASEVSQ; from the coding sequence GTGAATGACGTGATCGAAGGGATCGTCGGAAAGACGATCAGTGGTCAGCGAAGCCGCACGCCCGCACGCCTCGACTATATCCAGAGTGCGACCGGGCTCTTTTTGGCGCTGTTTATGTGGGCGCATATGTTTTTTGTCTCATCCATTCTCATCAGCAACGATTTCATGTACGCTGTCACCAAGTTTTTCGAGGGTGCCTGGCTCATTGACGGCGGATCCCCGCTCTTCGTATCGCTGGCCGTCGGGATCGTCTTCGTCGTTTTCATCGTGCATGCCGCCATCGCGACGCGGAAATTCCCCGTCACCTATCGTCAGTTCCGTGCGTACCGCAGCCATATGAAGATGATGAAACACAGCGACACCAACCTCTGGTTCGTCCAGGCACTGACCGGCTTCTCAATGTTCTTTATGGGCTCCGTACACCTCTACATTATGCTGACCAATCCCGGCAATATCGGGCCGTACGCTTCGGCGGACCGCGTCGTCACCGGCTGGATGTGGCCGCTGTACATCCTGTTGCTGCTGGCCGTCGAACTGCACGGTTCCATCGGCCTCTACCGCCTCTGCGTCAAGTGGGGCTGGTTTGAAGGCAAAAACGCCGCCCAGAGCCGCAAACGCCTCAAAAAGGTCAAATGGGGCGTCACCGCCTTCTTCCTCCTCCTCGGAACACTGACGCTGATCGCCTATATCAAGATCGGTATCGACCATGCCGGCCATGCAGGCGAACGCTACATTCCCGCTTCAGAGGTGTCACAATGA
- the ychF gene encoding redox-regulated ATPase YchF, which translates to MGLAIGLVGLPNVGKSTTFNALTKAQNAEAANYPFCTIEPNKAVVPVPDPRLDALAKIVNPERIQHSTLDFVDIAGLVKGASKGEGLGNKFLANIRETEVILQIVRCFADDNVVHTEGSIDPLRDVEIIETELILADVEMLQNRIDRLKKQAKADKKAQTMVDFAQTLLDHLDQGNLARSFPDIDDDRFAELNKDLRLLTAKEIMYGANTDEDGLLEDNEYVQRLAAHAEAQNCEVIKLCAKIEEELVGLEDEERDEFLRDLGVEESGLEQIIRKGFDKLGLMSYFTAGVKEVRAWTIRKNTTAPKAAAVIHNDFEKGFIRAEVISYDDFITCGGESGAKEAGKMRLEGKEYIVQDGDVMHFRFNV; encoded by the coding sequence ATGGGATTAGCCATCGGACTCGTCGGGCTGCCGAACGTCGGAAAATCAACTACTTTTAACGCGCTCACGAAGGCGCAGAACGCGGAAGCGGCCAACTACCCCTTTTGTACCATCGAACCGAACAAGGCGGTCGTCCCCGTCCCGGATCCGCGCCTGGACGCCCTGGCGAAGATCGTCAACCCCGAGCGTATCCAGCACTCCACCCTCGACTTCGTCGACATCGCCGGCCTCGTCAAGGGTGCCAGCAAGGGTGAGGGTCTGGGGAACAAATTCCTCGCCAATATCCGCGAAACGGAAGTCATCCTGCAGATCGTACGCTGCTTCGCCGATGACAACGTCGTGCACACCGAAGGGAGCATCGACCCGCTCCGCGACGTCGAGATCATCGAAACCGAACTGATCCTCGCGGACGTTGAAATGCTGCAGAACCGTATCGACCGCCTCAAGAAACAGGCCAAAGCCGACAAGAAAGCGCAGACAATGGTCGACTTCGCCCAGACCCTGCTCGACCACCTCGACCAGGGCAACCTTGCCCGCAGCTTCCCCGACATCGATGACGACCGCTTCGCCGAACTCAACAAGGATCTGCGCCTGCTGACGGCCAAGGAGATCATGTACGGCGCCAACACGGATGAAGACGGCCTGCTCGAGGACAACGAGTATGTTCAGCGTCTTGCAGCCCATGCCGAAGCGCAGAACTGCGAGGTTATCAAACTCTGCGCGAAAATCGAGGAGGAGCTCGTCGGCCTGGAAGACGAGGAGCGCGACGAATTCCTGCGCGACCTCGGCGTCGAGGAGTCCGGACTGGAGCAGATCATCCGCAAAGGCTTCGATAAACTGGGGCTGATGAGCTACTTCACCGCCGGCGTCAAGGAAGTACGCGCCTGGACGATCCGCAAGAACACGACGGCGCCCAAGGCTGCCGCCGTCATCCACAACGACTTCGAAAAGGGGTTTATCCGTGCCGAGGTCATCAGTTATGATGATTTTATCACCTGCGGCGGTGAATCCGGTGCCAAAGAAGCCGGTAAAATGCGTCTCGAAGGCAAGGAGTATATCGTGCAGGACGGCGACGTCATGCACTTCCGCTTTAACGTCTAA
- a CDS encoding cation-translocating P-type ATPase, with protein sequence MLKPDRPDWHDVEGLTDTEAAARLRIDGYNEIPGSRRRTLTVIVRDVMTEPMFILLLAAAAIYFLLGDNAEASILLSFVIVVIGSTVYQEHRTERVLEALRDMTSPRALVVRGGGQQRIPGREVVRGDMLVLVEGDRVPADAVILAQRNLQVDESLLTGESVPVGKRHWLEGDLRLQPGGEDQPYVYSGTLVVQGTAIAEVNATGPKSTIGTIGKSLQDIETEKTPLQLQTGKMVRLLAALGLLLCALLIIVYGLTRGDWLDGLLAGITLAMATLPEEFPVVLTVFLALGAWRISRRRVLTRRVPAIETLGSATVLCVDKTGTLTQNSMNVHTIVTGEALFRVPHVTDTAPMPETFHELLEFGILASEADPFDPMEKAMHALAQRYLSGTEHLHDDWELVYEYPLSAEMHAISHVWRSTHGDEYVVASKGAPESIADLCHLDAASSALLAQQVEALSSQGLRVLGVADARYSGKEWPSIQHDFAFRLLGLIALADPLRPAVPSAIARCHAAGIRVVMMTGDYPGTARTIAREAGLRADTLMTGSEIDACDEAELAARIRTINIFARVVPEHKLKIVNALKADGEVVAMTGDGVNDAPALKASHIGIAMGGRGTDVAREAASLVLLDDDFTSIVEAVRLGRRIYDNLRKAMAYILAIHVPIAGMALLPVFFGWPLIFFPVHIAFLQFIIDPACSVVFEAEREETDAMLRPPRPLDEPLFGVWNLGLSLLQGTGVLIWAIALYGIVLSRGVTAEDARALAFTALVVANITLIFANRSWKRTLLASLHIPNRAVWWITGGALLFLALALFEPQLRQLFRFGEPDIAGLLLAVVAGIASVAWFELFKLLRGIRFS encoded by the coding sequence ATGCTCAAACCCGACAGACCTGATTGGCATGACGTTGAGGGGCTGACCGACACCGAAGCGGCGGCACGGCTGCGCATTGACGGGTATAACGAAATACCGGGCTCGCGACGGCGCACATTGACCGTGATCGTACGCGACGTTATGACCGAGCCCATGTTTATTCTGCTACTGGCTGCAGCAGCGATCTATTTCCTCCTGGGGGACAACGCCGAGGCTTCCATTCTTCTCAGTTTCGTCATCGTTGTCATAGGGTCAACCGTTTATCAGGAACATCGCACAGAGCGCGTCCTGGAAGCCCTGCGGGATATGACGAGTCCCCGCGCTCTCGTTGTACGCGGCGGCGGGCAACAGCGTATCCCCGGACGCGAAGTGGTGCGGGGCGATATGCTTGTGCTGGTCGAGGGGGACCGTGTCCCCGCCGATGCCGTCATCCTGGCACAGCGGAACCTTCAGGTCGACGAATCCCTATTGACCGGCGAATCGGTCCCTGTCGGAAAGCGTCATTGGTTGGAGGGGGATCTACGCCTTCAACCCGGGGGCGAAGATCAGCCCTATGTCTACTCCGGCACCCTTGTTGTACAGGGAACGGCCATCGCGGAGGTCAACGCTACCGGTCCAAAAAGCACCATTGGTACTATCGGAAAATCTCTGCAGGACATCGAGACCGAGAAAACCCCGCTGCAGCTTCAGACGGGAAAGATGGTGCGTCTGCTCGCCGCTCTCGGTCTGCTACTGTGCGCGCTGCTCATCATCGTCTACGGCTTGACGCGCGGCGATTGGCTCGACGGCCTGCTCGCGGGGATTACCCTCGCCATGGCAACGCTCCCCGAAGAGTTCCCCGTCGTCCTCACCGTCTTCCTCGCACTCGGGGCCTGGCGTATTTCCCGGCGCCGCGTGCTGACCCGCCGCGTTCCGGCGATCGAAACCCTCGGTTCGGCAACGGTTCTGTGCGTCGACAAAACCGGTACGCTGACGCAAAACAGCATGAACGTCCATACGATAGTCACCGGCGAAGCGCTCTTCCGCGTCCCCCACGTAACAGACACGGCTCCGATGCCCGAGACCTTTCACGAACTGCTCGAATTCGGGATCCTTGCCAGCGAAGCCGACCCCTTCGATCCGATGGAAAAGGCGATGCACGCCCTCGCGCAACGCTATCTCTCCGGTACAGAGCACCTGCACGACGACTGGGAACTGGTCTACGAGTATCCCCTGTCGGCCGAAATGCATGCCATCTCCCATGTCTGGCGCTCCACCCACGGTGACGAGTACGTCGTTGCCTCGAAAGGTGCGCCCGAATCGATCGCGGACCTTTGTCATCTCGATGCTGCATCGTCAGCGCTACTCGCGCAGCAGGTCGAAGCGCTTTCATCGCAAGGCCTGAGGGTGCTCGGTGTCGCGGACGCCCGCTACTCCGGCAAAGAGTGGCCGAGCATCCAGCACGACTTCGCCTTTCGTCTGCTCGGCCTGATCGCCCTTGCCGACCCGTTGCGCCCCGCCGTGCCTTCTGCTATTGCCCGGTGTCATGCCGCGGGGATACGTGTCGTCATGATGACCGGGGACTACCCCGGCACTGCACGTACCATCGCCCGGGAGGCAGGGCTGAGAGCCGATACGCTGATGACGGGAAGTGAAATCGACGCCTGCGATGAAGCGGAGCTGGCCGCGCGCATAAGAACGATCAACATCTTTGCACGGGTCGTGCCCGAACACAAACTCAAAATCGTCAATGCCCTCAAGGCTGACGGTGAAGTCGTGGCAATGACCGGTGACGGTGTCAACGACGCCCCGGCACTCAAGGCATCCCATATCGGCATCGCAATGGGCGGACGTGGGACGGATGTCGCGCGCGAGGCCGCTTCGCTAGTGCTGCTTGACGACGATTTCACCTCCATTGTCGAGGCCGTCCGGCTGGGCCGGCGTATCTACGACAATCTCCGCAAGGCGATGGCCTATATTCTTGCCATTCATGTTCCGATCGCCGGCATGGCACTGCTGCCCGTCTTTTTCGGATGGCCCCTGATCTTTTTCCCGGTCCATATCGCTTTTTTACAGTTTATCATCGATCCGGCCTGCTCCGTCGTCTTCGAAGCGGAACGGGAAGAGACCGATGCCATGCTACGCCCTCCACGTCCTCTGGACGAGCCGCTTTTCGGCGTGTGGAACCTTGGGCTGAGCCTGCTGCAGGGCACCGGTGTGCTCATTTGGGCTATTGCCCTCTACGGTATAGTCCTGTCCCGCGGCGTCACGGCGGAGGATGCAAGGGCACTGGCCTTCACGGCGCTGGTCGTAGCCAACATCACGCTTATTTTTGCCAACCGGTCCTGGAAGCGTACGCTCCTCGCTTCCCTGCATATCCCGAACCGCGCCGTTTGGTGGATTACCGGTGGCGCTCTCCTCTTTTTGGCACTCGCGCTCTTCGAGCCGCAGCTTCGCCAACTCTTCCGTTTCGGGGAGCCAGACATCGCAGGCCTTCTGCTGGCCGTCGTTGCCGGTATCGCCAGTGTCGCCTGGTTCGAACTTTTCAAACTGCTTCGCGGCATCCGCTTCTCCTAG
- the rd gene encoding rubredoxin, which produces MQKYVCTVCGYIYDPEVGDEDGGIAPGTAFEDIPEEWECPQCGVSKADFEPYEE; this is translated from the coding sequence ATGCAAAAGTATGTCTGTACCGTCTGCGGCTATATTTATGATCCCGAAGTGGGGGATGAGGATGGCGGCATCGCGCCGGGAACGGCGTTTGAAGATATCCCGGAGGAGTGGGAGTGTCCGCAATGCGGTGTCAGCAAAGCGGACTTTGAGCCCTACGAGGAGTAG
- a CDS encoding leucyl aminopeptidase, with translation MLVKLATQPVESIDAALTVTLLTPETLASHPKKAVLDQAGFEAKEGQTCMLHEGVEYVAAVTAFEPDAVRDAMAAAAKSLSGFGYESAKIAQYGLENAAALVEGIVLGSYKYTRYKSDAKPSKLKTFYVAGTNYDGSAVDPDALKAAVDGAVILATATNFARDLVNTTPDDMTPGQLAVVAQELADANGLGCDIFDEHALEEERMQAMLMVARASAHKPRMIHLSYVPENAVATVSLVGKGLTYDSGGLSLKPATSMVTMKMDKAGACAVLGIMKAVSELQLPVAVHGFVGAVENMIGGNAYKPDDVLFSRNGKTIEVRNTDAEGRLVLADVLSYAQDKVQADYLFDYATLTGACVVALGPYTTGIMGHSSTLKHSLYSAADAAGELVGALPFNPHLKKALKSEIADVSNISNIPYGGAITAAMFLDHFITDEMKEKWMHFDIAGPAYTESGWGVNPHGGTGAGVRTTVAFLRAISEQ, from the coding sequence ATGCTCGTCAAGCTCGCAACGCAACCCGTTGAATCCATCGACGCGGCCCTGACCGTCACCCTTCTGACGCCGGAGACCCTGGCATCGCACCCGAAAAAAGCCGTTCTTGATCAGGCCGGATTCGAGGCCAAAGAGGGACAGACCTGCATGCTGCACGAAGGGGTGGAATACGTCGCTGCCGTCACGGCGTTTGAACCCGACGCCGTCCGCGACGCCATGGCCGCTGCCGCCAAAAGCCTCTCCGGTTTCGGCTACGAAAGTGCCAAAATTGCACAGTACGGCCTTGAAAATGCCGCCGCCCTTGTCGAGGGAATCGTCCTGGGGAGCTACAAATATACGCGCTACAAATCCGACGCCAAGCCCTCCAAACTCAAAACGTTTTATGTCGCCGGTACGAATTATGACGGCAGCGCGGTCGATCCGGACGCCCTGAAAGCCGCCGTTGACGGTGCCGTCATCCTTGCGACCGCCACCAACTTCGCCCGCGACCTCGTCAATACGACTCCCGATGACATGACACCGGGCCAGCTGGCCGTTGTCGCCCAGGAGCTTGCCGACGCCAATGGGCTTGGCTGCGATATCTTTGACGAACATGCACTCGAAGAGGAACGTATGCAGGCCATGCTGATGGTCGCCCGCGCCTCCGCACACAAACCGCGCATGATCCACCTCTCCTATGTTCCCGAAAACGCCGTCGCCACGGTCTCCCTCGTCGGCAAGGGCCTCACCTACGACAGCGGCGGGCTCAGCCTCAAGCCGGCGACCTCCATGGTGACGATGAAGATGGACAAAGCGGGTGCCTGTGCGGTCCTGGGGATCATGAAGGCCGTCAGCGAGCTGCAACTGCCCGTCGCCGTGCACGGCTTCGTCGGTGCGGTGGAAAATATGATCGGCGGTAACGCCTACAAGCCGGACGACGTGCTGTTCTCCCGTAACGGCAAGACGATCGAGGTGCGCAACACCGATGCCGAAGGGCGTCTTGTCCTGGCCGACGTCCTCTCCTACGCGCAGGACAAGGTGCAGGCGGACTACCTCTTCGACTACGCGACGCTCACCGGCGCCTGCGTCGTCGCACTCGGCCCGTACACGACGGGTATCATGGGCCACAGCAGCACGCTGAAGCACTCGCTGTACAGTGCGGCGGATGCGGCGGGCGAACTGGTCGGTGCGCTGCCGTTCAACCCACATCTGAAAAAAGCCCTCAAAAGCGAGATCGCCGATGTCTCCAACATCAGCAACATCCCCTACGGCGGCGCCATCACCGCGGCGATGTTCCTTGACCACTTCATCACCGACGAGATGAAAGAGAAGTGGATGCATTTCGACATCGCCGGTCCCGCCTATACGGAGTCCGGCTGGGGCGTCAACCCCCACGGCGGCACCGGTGCGGGCGTGCGTACCACTGTCGCTTTCCTGCGGGCAATCTCAGAACAGTAG
- a CDS encoding DedA family protein: MEAYLLELLQEYGYIILFVWSILEGEMGLLMAGIMATTGHMNVPVAIFVAGLGGFAGDQIYFYIGRFNKGFIQRKFHAQRRKFAIAHLLLKKYGWPLIFVQRYLYGLRTVIPMSIGITKYSSKKFALINLLSAWVWAALTIIPAYLLGEQILQVLEWGKTHWYFALPLAGAALFGITTLFKRIENQMLEKQHARQARNATR; the protein is encoded by the coding sequence ATGGAAGCCTATTTACTGGAACTGCTGCAGGAGTACGGTTACATCATCCTTTTCGTCTGGAGTATCCTGGAGGGGGAGATGGGACTGCTGATGGCCGGCATCATGGCCACAACGGGGCACATGAACGTGCCCGTCGCCATCTTTGTCGCCGGCCTCGGCGGGTTTGCAGGTGACCAGATCTACTTCTACATCGGCCGTTTCAACAAAGGCTTCATTCAGCGGAAATTCCATGCGCAGCGCCGCAAATTCGCCATTGCCCACCTGCTGCTGAAAAAATACGGCTGGCCGCTCATCTTCGTACAGCGCTACCTCTACGGGCTGCGGACCGTCATCCCGATGAGTATCGGGATCACGAAGTACTCCTCGAAAAAGTTCGCCCTTATCAACCTGCTCAGCGCCTGGGTCTGGGCGGCGCTTACCATCATCCCCGCCTACTTGCTGGGGGAACAGATCTTGCAGGTGCTCGAGTGGGGAAAAACACACTGGTATTTTGCCCTGCCGCTCGCCGGTGCCGCACTGTTCGGCATCACGACCCTGTTCAAACGAATCGAAAACCAAATGCTGGAGAAACAACATGCTCGTCAAGCTCGCAACGCAACCCGTTGA
- the trpB gene encoding tryptophan synthase subunit beta, producing the protein MYIPEPSTFDPDSNGHFGIFGGRYVPETLMPALLELEKAYAQYRFDEAFWSEVDGYLKDYVGRPSPLYYAANISEELGAKVYIKREDLNHTGAHKVNNVIAQGLLAKKLGKQKVIAETGAGQHGVATATIAALLGLECEIFMGAKDVARQELNVFRMKLLGAKVHAVESGSRTLKDAMNDAIRHWVTHARDTFYIIGTVAGPHPYPMMVRDFQAIIGWEARAQILEKEGRLPDTVVACIGGGSNAIGMFQHFLEDKEVQCVGIEAGGLGTDTDKHGASLLKGRPGVLHGQMSYLLQDADGQILEAHSISAGLDYPGIGPEHAFHKENGTVMYDSITDAEALDAFVWLSRKEGIIPAFESSHAVAYLRKMPDIAGKLVIVNLSGRGDKDMIQAKDMLHFD; encoded by the coding sequence ATGTACATCCCCGAACCCTCGACGTTCGATCCCGACAGCAACGGCCATTTCGGCATCTTCGGCGGCCGCTATGTCCCCGAGACCCTGATGCCGGCCCTGCTGGAACTTGAAAAGGCCTACGCGCAGTACCGTTTTGACGAAGCCTTCTGGAGCGAGGTGGACGGCTACCTCAAAGATTACGTCGGTCGCCCTTCCCCGCTCTATTATGCGGCGAACATCTCCGAAGAGCTCGGCGCGAAGGTCTATATCAAACGCGAAGACCTGAACCACACCGGTGCGCACAAGGTCAACAACGTTATCGCCCAGGGCCTGCTGGCGAAAAAGCTCGGCAAGCAGAAGGTCATTGCTGAAACGGGCGCCGGCCAGCACGGTGTTGCCACGGCGACCATCGCCGCCCTGCTGGGGCTGGAGTGCGAGATCTTCATGGGGGCGAAGGACGTCGCCCGCCAGGAACTCAACGTCTTCCGTATGAAGCTGCTGGGGGCCAAGGTCCATGCCGTTGAAAGCGGGTCGCGCACCCTCAAAGACGCCATGAACGACGCCATCCGCCACTGGGTCACCCATGCCCGCGACACCTTCTATATCATCGGCACCGTTGCCGGGCCTCACCCCTACCCGATGATGGTCCGTGACTTCCAGGCGATCATCGGCTGGGAAGCGCGCGCGCAGATCCTGGAAAAAGAGGGGCGCCTCCCTGATACCGTCGTTGCCTGCATCGGCGGCGGCTCCAACGCTATCGGTATGTTCCAGCACTTCCTCGAAGACAAAGAGGTACAGTGCGTCGGCATCGAGGCAGGCGGTCTGGGGACCGATACGGATAAACACGGAGCCTCCCTGCTCAAAGGGCGCCCCGGTGTCCTGCACGGGCAGATGAGCTACCTCCTTCAGGATGCCGACGGCCAGATCCTCGAGGCGCACTCCATCTCCGCCGGGCTCGATTACCCCGGCATCGGACCGGAACACGCTTTCCACAAGGAGAACGGGACGGTAATGTACGACAGCATCACCGATGCCGAAGCCCTCGACGCCTTTGTCTGGCTCAGCCGCAAAGAGGGGATCATCCCCGCATTCGAGAGCTCCCACGCCGTCGCCTATCTGAGAAAAATGCCCGATATTGCCGGCAAACTGGTCATCGTCAACCTCTCCGGCCGCGGGGACAAAGACATGATCCAGGCCAAAGACATGCTACACTTCGATTAA
- a CDS encoding adenine phosphoribosyltransferase: MSLSVDQKALIEGAIRDIPDFPKPGIIFKDITTLLNNAEAFGTLMAHLKARYEGYGLDYVAGIDARGFIFGAALAQMLGVGFVPIRKKGKLPSTTVSEKYSLEYGFDEVEVHMDAFGPEKGAKVLLIDDLIATGGTAKAAASLIEKLGAHCVEACFILGLEFLPGIDSLTELTPVYTVIGVD, from the coding sequence ATGTCACTGTCCGTTGATCAAAAGGCCCTGATAGAAGGTGCAATCCGTGACATCCCCGACTTCCCGAAGCCGGGGATCATCTTCAAAGACATCACGACCCTGCTCAACAACGCGGAGGCGTTCGGTACGCTGATGGCGCACCTCAAAGCGCGTTACGAGGGCTACGGACTCGACTACGTCGCGGGCATCGATGCCCGCGGCTTTATTTTCGGTGCGGCCCTGGCGCAGATGCTGGGCGTCGGTTTCGTCCCTATCCGCAAAAAAGGGAAACTTCCCTCCACGACCGTCTCGGAGAAATACTCCCTCGAGTACGGCTTTGACGAGGTCGAGGTGCACATGGACGCCTTCGGTCCCGAAAAGGGGGCCAAAGTGCTTCTTATCGACGACCTTATTGCAACGGGCGGGACGGCCAAAGCCGCCGCATCCCTTATCGAAAAACTCGGCGCGCACTGTGTCGAAGCCTGCTTTATCCTCGGGCTGGAGTTCCTGCCGGGCATCGACAGCCTGACCGAGCTCACCCCCGTTTATACCGTTATAGGAGTGGATTAA